The Bacteroidota bacterium genome window below encodes:
- a CDS encoding RluA family pseudouridine synthase, with the protein MDSGIDNDGSEQDELFEHHRFDVEKGHMMLRIDKFLMNRMANVSRNKIQHACEAGNILVNGKVVKSSYKVKPLDQIQIVLPEPVRIHELIPQDLPINITYEDDEFVIINKNPGMVVHPAFGNYTGTLMNALMFHFKNLPASAGNMDRPGLVHRIDKNTSGLMVIAKTERAMATLAKEFFERTIERKYLALVWGDFKEEEGTIIGHVGRNLKDRKIMDVFPSGEHGKHAVTHYKVVERFGYVTLIECKLETGRTHQIRVHMKYAGHPLFNDETYGGDQILKGTTFTKYRQFIDNCFKLMPRHALHAKTLGFIHPKTKENVFFDSTLPEDFSSVLDKWRHYVKFNESE; encoded by the coding sequence ATGGATTCAGGTATTGACAACGATGGCAGTGAACAGGACGAACTCTTTGAACACCATCGTTTCGATGTAGAGAAAGGTCACATGATGCTACGCATCGACAAATTCCTGATGAACAGGATGGCGAATGTGAGCAGAAATAAAATTCAACATGCCTGCGAAGCCGGAAATATTTTAGTCAATGGAAAAGTAGTTAAGTCAAGTTACAAAGTAAAACCACTCGATCAGATCCAGATCGTTTTGCCGGAGCCTGTACGCATCCATGAATTAATTCCTCAGGATCTTCCGATCAACATTACATACGAAGACGATGAATTTGTGATCATCAATAAAAATCCGGGAATGGTGGTGCATCCTGCTTTTGGAAATTATACAGGAACTTTGATGAATGCTTTGATGTTTCATTTTAAAAATCTTCCTGCAAGCGCCGGGAATATGGATCGTCCGGGATTAGTTCATCGTATCGATAAAAATACTTCAGGATTGATGGTCATTGCCAAAACAGAACGAGCAATGGCAACTCTTGCAAAAGAATTCTTCGAACGTACAATTGAAAGAAAATATCTTGCGCTTGTCTGGGGTGATTTCAAAGAAGAAGAAGGCACGATCATCGGTCACGTTGGCCGTAATCTGAAAGACAGAAAGATCATGGATGTGTTCCCAAGTGGTGAACATGGAAAGCATGCTGTGACGCATTACAAAGTCGTTGAACGATTCGGATATGTAACGCTGATAGAATGTAAACTTGAAACCGGTAGAACTCATCAGATCCGGGTCCATATGAAATACGCCGGACATCCGCTTTTCAATGATGAAACTTATGGTGGTGATCAGATCCTGAAAGGAACAACGTTTACAAAATACCGTCAGTTTATCGACAACTGTTTTAAACTTATGCCAAGACATGCGCTGCATGCAAAGACTTTAGGTTTTATCCATCCGAAGACAAAAGAAAATGTGTTCTTCGACTCTACTCTACCGGAAGATTTTTCATCGGTGCTGGATAAGTGGCGGCATTATGTGAAGTTTAATGAATCTGAATAA
- a CDS encoding class I SAM-dependent methyltransferase gives MSEIKLKDIIQWDVRSWSKALRYWEAHVDWKNVTSGLELGGREGGLSLWMALKGMTVICSDLENVKQSAEKLHVQYKVSDRIRYQDIDATQIPYENHFDIIVFKSILGGIGRDDNFAIQKKVIDEIYKALKPGGKLLFAENLIASPIHRKLRKRFTNWGESWRYLSIEEMNVLLSGFSSYEMKMTGISATFGRTEAQRNFLSRIDEIVLNRISPDKWKYICYGVAVK, from the coding sequence ATGTCTGAAATCAAACTAAAAGACATTATCCAATGGGATGTTCGTTCATGGTCGAAAGCACTTCGGTATTGGGAAGCGCATGTCGACTGGAAGAATGTGACAAGCGGATTGGAATTAGGTGGAAGAGAAGGTGGACTTTCGCTCTGGATGGCATTGAAAGGAATGACAGTGATCTGTTCAGATCTTGAAAATGTAAAACAGTCTGCAGAGAAATTACATGTACAGTACAAAGTTTCGGACAGGATCAGATATCAGGACATTGATGCTACGCAGATCCCTTATGAAAACCATTTTGATATTATTGTTTTCAAATCAATTTTGGGAGGAATAGGTCGTGATGACAATTTCGCAATTCAGAAAAAAGTAATTGATGAGATCTATAAAGCTTTGAAGCCGGGCGGAAAATTATTGTTTGCGGAGAATTTAATTGCATCACCTATTCACAGAAAATTAAGAAAGCGTTTTACAAACTGGGGTGAGTCGTGGCGATATTTGTCGATTGAAGAAATGAATGTATTGTTGTCAGGGTTTTCATCGTATGAAATGAAGATGACCGGTATATCAGCAACATTTGGAAGAACAGAAGCACAGCGGAATTTTCTTTCAAGAATAGACGAGATCGTTTTGAATCGTATCAGTCCGGATAAATGGAAATATATTTGTTACGGGGTCGCTGTGAAGTGA
- the mqnE gene encoding aminofutalosine synthase MqnE, translating to MNIQSLLEDANLDKSLKSIGENVINGVRISFDEGVTLFEKGELGFLGMLANHVRESKNGNKTFFNRNFHIEPTNICVFSCKFCSYSRTLKNREEGWELSAEDILKKVKEYDGKPVTEVHIVGGVHPKMDLHYFNDILIQIKIHRHDLHIKGFTAVELDYMFRKAKVSIEEGMKMMNEAGLDSLPGGGAEIFDEEIRNIICADKCSSDIWLKIHETAHKLGMHSNATMLYGHIENYTHRIDHMERLRQLQDRTGGFNTFIPLKFRNGDNEMSSTPEVSVIEDLKTYAVSRIYLDNFNHVKAYWPMIGRSTAQLSQAFGVDDLDGTIDDTTKIYSMAGAEEKNPALTTEQLVALIKDSGRQPIERDTLYNVVNSFN from the coding sequence ATGAATATACAGTCTCTTCTGGAAGATGCTAATCTTGATAAATCCCTGAAGTCAATAGGTGAAAATGTAATTAATGGGGTACGAATCTCTTTCGATGAAGGCGTTACTCTTTTTGAAAAAGGTGAACTTGGTTTTTTGGGTATGCTTGCAAATCATGTTCGTGAAAGCAAAAATGGAAACAAAACTTTTTTCAATCGTAATTTTCATATTGAACCGACAAACATTTGTGTTTTCTCTTGTAAGTTTTGTTCGTACTCACGTACATTAAAGAACAGAGAAGAAGGCTGGGAGTTAAGTGCAGAAGATATTCTGAAAAAAGTAAAAGAGTACGATGGTAAGCCTGTAACAGAAGTGCATATTGTTGGCGGTGTTCATCCGAAAATGGATCTGCATTATTTTAATGACATTCTCATACAGATAAAAATTCATCGTCATGACTTGCACATCAAAGGTTTTACTGCTGTGGAACTGGATTACATGTTCCGCAAAGCAAAAGTGAGTATAGAAGAAGGAATGAAAATGATGAATGAAGCCGGACTGGATTCACTTCCTGGCGGTGGAGCGGAGATTTTCGACGAAGAGATCCGCAATATTATTTGTGCTGATAAATGTTCATCTGACATCTGGTTGAAGATCCATGAGACTGCACACAAACTTGGTATGCATTCCAATGCAACGATGTTATACGGACACATTGAAAATTATACTCATCGTATTGACCACATGGAACGCTTAAGGCAACTTCAGGACAGAACCGGCGGATTCAATACATTCATTCCACTGAAATTCAGAAATGGTGACAATGAAATGTCGTCAACTCCTGAAGTTTCTGTAATTGAAGATCTGAAAACTTATGCAGTATCCAGAATTTATCTTGATAATTTCAATCACGTAAAAGCTTACTGGCCGATGATCGGTCGTAGTACAGCGCAGTTATCACAAGCATTTGGAGTCGATGATCTTGATGGAACAATTGATGATACTACAAAGATCTACTCAATGGCAGGAGCTGAAGAAAAGAATCCGGCACTAACTACAGAACAACTTGTCGCTCTTATTAAGGATTCAGGTAGACAACCGATTGAGCGAGATACGCTTTATAATGTCGTTAATAGCTTTAATTAA
- a CDS encoding response regulator transcription factor has product MIRILLVEDEEHLQEAIKLNLELEGYKVVAVGNGIDAVKVFKQERFNLVVLDVMLPELDGFGVCEAIRLHNSSVPILFLSAKNTSEDKILGLKRGADDYMTKPFNLEEFLLRVHALVKRGLSLEEKKEMNDVFRFEGNEVNFLTFEILGKDKKQIRLTKKEIALLKLLIERRNEVVSREQILETVWGYDIYPSTRTVDNFILAFRKYFEVDPKIPQYFFSVRGVGYKFVCK; this is encoded by the coding sequence ATGATCCGTATATTATTAGTAGAAGATGAAGAGCATTTACAAGAAGCTATCAAACTTAATCTTGAATTAGAAGGCTACAAAGTAGTGGCTGTAGGAAATGGAATTGATGCAGTAAAAGTATTTAAGCAGGAAAGATTCAATCTTGTTGTGCTCGATGTAATGCTACCTGAGCTCGATGGATTTGGAGTCTGTGAAGCGATCCGTTTACACAATTCTTCTGTGCCTATTCTCTTTCTTTCTGCAAAGAACACAAGTGAAGACAAGATACTCGGTTTAAAACGTGGTGCAGATGATTATATGACCAAGCCATTCAATCTGGAAGAATTCTTATTGCGTGTGCATGCTCTTGTGAAGAGAGGACTTTCTCTTGAAGAGAAAAAAGAAATGAATGATGTGTTCAGATTTGAAGGTAATGAAGTCAACTTTCTGACCTTTGAAATTTTAGGTAAAGACAAAAAACAAATCCGCTTGACAAAAAAAGAAATTGCATTACTTAAATTATTGATTGAACGGAGAAATGAAGTTGTGTCGAGAGAACAAATTCTGGAAACTGTTTGGGGATATGACATTTATCCTTCCACCCGCACCGTCGATAACTTTATATTAGCCTTTCGGAAATACTTCGAGGTTGACCCTAAGATCCCACAGTACTTCTTTTCTGTAAGGGGTGTTGGTTACAAATTTGTCTGCAAATAA
- a CDS encoding fibronectin type III domain-containing protein: protein MMKNLLAICLGFLISMQIIASNPTHRNCGSMENLDRLKTEDPGLAARMQQIESATNAYLVNHKNQNSTNAVITIPVVFHIVYNGTAQNISDAQCIAQLNQLNLDFARMNADAANTPSVWQGISANTNIQFCLAQRTPTGAATTGIERRSTTLTSFSTNDNVKRTANGGMDAWPSSSYLNIWSCNISGGVLGYAQFPGGPAATDGVVLLYSSIGSVAQPGTATPYNLGRTATHEVGHWLNLYHIWGDDGTACSGTDNCSDTPNQADENYGAPTFPLTDACATASPGVMFMNYMDYTDDRAMNMFTAGQSTRMNALFATGGSRVGLVTSLGCQAPSVTCGTPTGNTTSSITTTGATLSWSAVSGATSYNVQYKLASGSTYTSVNTASTSYALSGLASGTAYNWMVNAVCASGTSANSAVNNFTTTAVATCGTPTGNTTSSITTTGATLSWTAVSGATSYNVQYKLASSSTYTSVSTASTSYALSGLASGTAYNWRVNAVCPSGTSANSTVLNFTTTAVVSCGTPSGLTSSSITTTGVTLGWTAVSGATSYNVQYRLSSSGTWTTTTSTTNTKNLIGLTSASAYTFQIQAVCASGSSAYSATATFTTLTPTTTCSDIYESNNTSGTAKTISTNTDITAMIGSSSDNDYFKFTTTSPNTKIKIVLSNLPFDYDVRLYNSSMTQLSISQNGGTTAETIIRNTTTAATYYIRVYGYNGVYSTTSCYNLRVNVGSTNFRTMDDLAEETVTPVFNDFTVYPNPSHGDVNVSFNSPESQNVSVRIFDMVGKTILTREITVDEGTNKFNLDLADLTKGIYFVELNSTSERLVKKLILEK from the coding sequence ATGATGAAAAATCTACTAGCGATCTGTCTTGGATTCCTGATTTCCATGCAGATCATTGCAAGTAATCCAACCCACCGAAATTGTGGTTCGATGGAAAATCTTGACAGATTAAAAACGGAAGATCCGGGTCTGGCTGCAAGAATGCAACAAATTGAAAGTGCGACTAACGCATATCTTGTCAATCACAAAAATCAGAATTCAACAAATGCGGTAATTACTATTCCTGTTGTATTCCATATTGTGTACAATGGAACTGCACAGAATATTTCTGATGCACAATGTATTGCTCAGTTGAACCAACTGAATTTAGATTTTGCAAGAATGAATGCTGATGCTGCGAATACACCATCAGTATGGCAGGGAATTTCTGCAAATACTAACATTCAATTCTGTCTTGCACAAAGAACTCCAACAGGAGCTGCAACAACAGGTATTGAACGTCGTTCAACTACTTTAACTTCATTCTCTACGAATGATAATGTAAAGAGAACTGCCAATGGTGGAATGGATGCCTGGCCTTCGTCAAGCTATCTGAACATCTGGTCTTGTAATATCAGTGGTGGTGTATTGGGTTATGCTCAGTTTCCCGGAGGACCGGCTGCTACAGACGGCGTAGTTCTGCTTTACTCTTCAATTGGTTCAGTTGCTCAACCGGGCACTGCTACTCCATATAACTTAGGACGTACTGCTACTCACGAGGTCGGTCACTGGTTAAACCTTTATCATATCTGGGGTGATGACGGTACTGCATGTTCAGGAACTGATAATTGTTCAGACACTCCTAATCAGGCTGATGAAAATTACGGAGCGCCTACTTTCCCATTGACAGATGCATGTGCAACTGCATCACCGGGTGTGATGTTCATGAACTACATGGATTACACGGATGACCGCGCTATGAACATGTTCACTGCAGGCCAATCAACCCGTATGAATGCTCTGTTCGCTACTGGCGGGTCACGTGTCGGACTTGTTACATCTCTTGGTTGTCAGGCACCATCTGTAACTTGTGGAACTCCAACAGGAAATACTACATCTTCTATTACAACTACAGGTGCAACATTAAGTTGGTCTGCAGTTTCAGGAGCAACAAGCTATAATGTACAATACAAATTAGCAAGTGGTTCAACATATACAAGTGTAAATACTGCTTCGACATCATATGCTTTATCAGGACTTGCAAGCGGAACGGCTTACAACTGGATGGTAAATGCAGTTTGTGCAAGCGGAACAAGTGCAAATTCAGCAGTAAATAATTTTACAACTACTGCAGTTGCTACTTGCGGAACTCCAACAGGAAATACTACTTCTTCAATTACTACAACAGGGGCTACTCTTAGCTGGACAGCAGTTTCAGGAGCAACAAGCTATAATGTTCAATACAAATTAGCGAGCTCTTCTACTTATACAAGTGTTTCAACAGCTTCTACTTCTTATGCTCTATCGGGTCTTGCAAGCGGAACAGCTTATAACTGGAGAGTGAATGCAGTTTGTCCAAGCGGTACAAGTGCAAATTCAACGGTACTAAACTTTACAACTACAGCAGTAGTTTCTTGTGGAACACCTTCGGGATTGACATCGTCAAGTATTACAACTACAGGTGTTACTCTTGGCTGGACTGCAGTAAGCGGTGCAACAAGTTATAATGTACAATATCGTTTGAGTTCATCCGGTACATGGACAACAACAACTTCAACTACAAATACAAAAAACCTTATCGGATTGACAAGTGCATCTGCATATACATTCCAGATCCAGGCAGTTTGTGCAAGTGGTTCTAGTGCTTATTCTGCAACTGCTACCTTCACTACCCTGACACCAACAACGACATGTTCAGATATTTATGAGTCGAATAACACTTCAGGAACAGCGAAAACTATTTCCACAAACACAGACATCACTGCTATGATCGGTTCATCTTCAGATAACGATTATTTCAAGTTCACGACTACATCACCGAATACTAAGATCAAGATCGTTCTTTCTAATCTTCCATTTGATTATGATGTTCGTTTGTATAATTCAAGTATGACTCAGCTAAGCATTTCACAAAATGGTGGAACAACTGCTGAAACTATCATCCGTAACACTACTACTGCTGCAACATATTATATCAGAGTGTATGGTTACAATGGTGTTTACAGTACTACTAGCTGCTATAACCTACGTGTGAATGTTGGCAGCACAAACTTCCGTACGATGGATGATCTGGCCGAAGAAACAGTTACTCCGGTATTCAATGATTTCACTGTTTATCCAAATCCTTCACATGGAGATGTAAATGTTTCATTCAATTCTCCCGAAAGTCAGAATGTTTCTGTAAGGATTTTTGACATGGTTGGAAAAACAATTCTTACCAGAGAAATCACAGTTGATGAAGGAACAAACAAATTCAACCTCGACTTAGCAGACCTCACAAAAGGAATCTACTTTGTAGAGTTAAACAGCACATCAGAACGATTAGTTAAAAAACTGATCCTGGAAAAATAA
- a CDS encoding energy transducer TonB, with product MKKSLLAIALMFSTSGFVSAQETKAEPKQKVKAGFGLTVVQEQAEFPGGSDSLQSFLQKNLSYPEKAKTDKVSGKVYVSFNVSETGEIIDAKVISGVSTELDNEALRVVNAMPTWKPGTASGKPVKVQYILPIDFVVPKR from the coding sequence ATGAAGAAATCACTACTAGCAATTGCATTGATGTTTTCAACATCCGGATTTGTTTCAGCACAGGAAACTAAAGCTGAACCGAAGCAAAAAGTAAAAGCCGGTTTCGGCCTGACAGTCGTTCAGGAGCAAGCCGAATTTCCCGGTGGCAGTGATAGTCTGCAATCCTTTTTGCAAAAGAATTTGTCTTACCCTGAAAAAGCCAAAACCGATAAAGTCTCAGGGAAAGTGTACGTTAGTTTTAACGTATCTGAAACCGGAGAGATCATAGACGCCAAGGTGATCAGTGGCGTAAGCACAGAACTCGATAATGAAGCCTTAAGAGTAGTAAATGCAATGCCAACATGGAAACCCGGTACAGCATCGGGCAAGCCTGTGAAGGTTCAGTATATATTGCCGATTGATTTTGTGGTGCCGAAGCGTTAA
- a CDS encoding YkgJ family cysteine cluster protein, giving the protein MATTALKNKIIKQKKYDLPMYLQPKIKDPIAYMKKSFKKNKKEYVKFLKNIDKGKLSVRGLDSLASGLNEKAFNTIDCLKCANCCKTMTPTYTKTDVKRISKHLGMSVHQYHEKYLEKDKTGDYMNVKQPCQFLKKDNKCAIYPVRPKDCSGFPHTQSKNFKQFIPDTHIQNIEYCPITMYVVENMFDRVVKQGLTNVSSKNA; this is encoded by the coding sequence ATGGCAACGACAGCTCTCAAGAATAAGATCATTAAACAAAAAAAGTACGATTTACCAATGTACCTGCAACCGAAGATCAAAGATCCGATTGCATACATGAAAAAATCGTTCAAGAAGAACAAGAAAGAGTATGTCAAATTTTTGAAGAATATTGATAAAGGTAAGTTGAGTGTAAGAGGACTCGATAGTCTGGCATCAGGCTTGAATGAGAAAGCATTTAATACGATCGATTGCTTGAAGTGTGCCAATTGCTGTAAAACGATGACTCCTACATACACAAAAACTGATGTTAAAAGAATTTCAAAGCATCTTGGTATGAGCGTTCATCAGTATCACGAGAAGTATCTTGAGAAAGACAAGACCGGTGATTACATGAATGTGAAGCAACCGTGTCAGTTTTTAAAGAAGGACAACAAATGTGCTATCTATCCTGTCCGACCAAAAGATTGCAGTGGATTTCCGCATACACAGAGTAAAAATTTCAAGCAGTTCATTCCCGATACCCACATCCAGAACATTGAATATTGTCCGATAACGATGTATGTTGTGGAGAATATGTTCGACAGAGTGGTTAAACAGGGCTTAACGAATGTCTCTTCGAAAAACGCCTAA